GAACGTGACACTCGTGACTCTCTCctctttgtttttttaattgggtGAATACTCGGACGAATTTTTCTAAGGATAAGGAAGGcgaatttttaatttaaatgaattaaataaatattttatttatcaaaataaataattttaaaaattattacgaAAATAGGTTAGATTATTTATCTCGTTTACTGtgtaaataagataaatttatacatatctcgtttacaataaaaaaaagtgcAAGTGATACGcgtatatctcgtttacagtataaacgagataCATGCAAGTTTATCTCGTTTACACAGTAAACGAGATAAGGCTTGCTTATGCCTATATATAGATATCGTTTATAGCGACATTCTGGCCCTATTTCAACCTTGCAAATGTACATAATTCGAATATCAATAGACTGAACGCGACATGGCACAATGTCGGGGCATTCGACTTTGCGATTAGTTATTTTATCTTGGCATTTGTGTTATCCCGTATATGTATAGTCATGGTTAAAATACTTTCTAAGAACTAGAATAGAATTTGTATCGTTAGGAACAGGTCACTGATAGTATTTAATAATGCTAGGAATGTGATTATCATTTTTCTATAATTAAGTTGTTAATTACATAATTATTAACTTAGAGATTAAATGATGGAGGTAGATACTTTCGAACCATTCAAGTTAGCTTATTAGTCACACGtttcttaatttattaatttaattattcattATCCAAATTTAATGATTAGATTATTAAGTTAAAGTTTGAGAAAATGTCCATTAGTTAAGTAAGTATATATTAACGTAAAAAGTTGGAGACATAAATTCTGTTAGTACATACATGTAAAATTCTCTGTTAAACAAATGTATACAATAGTTAAGACAGTTTGATATGTCGATGGACCtatacaaatttttaataattgtaaattttttttgtcagaGACCTCGCTTACTTCTGCCCCGACGAGTGAGTCACGCATTTCTACCACCTGATGCCATCGTCCCGTATCTGAGGGGGCTGGATTCGGCGACACGATGCCATTTAGGGACTTCGTCTTCGACAATTCTCTGATCATGGCATTCATGGGGCGATGGTGTCCAGAGACTCGCACGTTCCACTTGCCCTGGGGTGAGGCTACTATCACCCTCCAGGACATGTCGTACCACCTTGGGCTACGCGCGCACAGGGAGCCAGTGGAGGCACATCCGTAATTTCTATAGGTAGCACGGCACGGAGACAAAGGAGTTGGTGGAGCGATTGCTCGGTGTTAGGCCTCCAGTGGTTCTACAGCAGGGGGCGTAGAGGAAAGAGTCGTTCTCGCTGAAACTTACATGGCTGCGGGATCGTGTCCGCCATATGCCACAGACGAAAGATCTGGACTCTCCGACAGTATGCGAGGTGTTACAGCTTGTTACTGATTGGGGGGTACCTGATAACGGACAAGTCGAACAACTTGGTCAATCTCTGATAGTTGCCACTGCTTCAGGACTTTGAGAGGTGCCATGGGTTGTCTTCAGGACTTTGCCATTGTCACTGTTTCTCATACGACAATTGGGATACACACAGACAACTACATATCCACTACTATTAGATATTTTTGCCTATTTTTTGGaagaaaaacagagaaaaagaagatatAAAATGTGTGTGGAGAATGCTAAGAGTTGCACATTCTTTTATAGCAGTTAAAAATTTGTCTTaatgtatctcgtttacactgtaaacgagatatgcaCGTGACACTTACTTATCTCATTTACACTGTAAATGAGATAAGTAATCTTACccatttttaaaataattttaaaaaatatttatttcgctaaataaaatatttatttaatttatttaaataaaaaattattaaaaagattcctaacaaaaaaatattttttgatgtTTTATCTTTAATTATGTGAGAGTCCTATGAAGCACGGAGACTTTGTTTAATTACCATGTCGGTGTGTTGGACACGTTTCGGACATGACGCATGGAGACACTCGTCCGACACGCATGTCTCCCATGTCCAAACCTGTCCtgtctaaaaaaataaaaaaaatcagccGGACTTGGCCCGGAGATAGACAGACACGGCCCAATTGCATTTTGGAAAACTCTCCTCAGTTTTACCCTTTCACTTTGATAAAACACAAAAGTGAAAAACCTAACTTTCCACCTCCACCCCAAACCCGTCTCTGGCTCAGTGGCTCCTCCACACCCACTCACCCTCTCCTCACCGCCAGTCTATCGCCACCTCCAGTCATCGCCGCCACCTCCGGTCGTCGCCGCCGTGGATATTCATCGTCCCTCTCCACACCCACACACTCTAAATCTCAGCATCTCCTCTTCACTGTCGCCACTTCTTCTTCGGTGCTTGTTATCACTGTTCACTGCCGTTCACTGCTTTTCCAGCCACCACTTGTTGTCTTCGTTGCTCCAGTTCTCGCTGCCGTGTTCACCGTCTCCCCAGTCGCCACTTCTACCGTGACCATTGCCCTGCTCTCGTGCTCTTCCTGCTGGGAATAAAGAGTATGACCACAATTCAATCAATCATGtatcaaataatttgttattattattatattaaaatgttaatataataaggtccttgattaaatttagagatttatcattgtgatagtgatcataatattgagagataaatcttttataatttaatctaaattattcttggtcataggattattaaaaaggacattaATTATCCGAaaagatcaatatatatatatatatatatatatatatatatatatatatatatatatatatatatatatggtcttcattggatgaaaattaatagatctcatttattaaattatatatatatagatggtgcatatagagatatgaccattgaacTAACTCACTCTGAGAattcctaatggttataattaccgcatatttgtcaataggatattctcaagatgaaTATAGTAATAGAGTTTCTTTTGACCTGCGACtatcatagtaattaacaatgtatttattatactttgattccggacacctaataccttagtgtgctagttgaatggatattgggtatgatttaaatacttgtagaattaatgattagtcaataagGAATCCGACAACTCTCAgtaaagagtttgagctctatgattaCAATGACTGAGATGAATAAAACCTTGGCCAAGGGGATTGAATGAATAAAGAAATGAGTTTTtcacagttcattataataGTGACAAcagttagagtttgacaattaaaccatactctaagggttaaccaagagctggaaagatggaatgaattatactttgttcttctaaggttcttagtaaaaatatattacttcatactatcgggttgttgaggagtgttgctagacgccaaccttgattagtaaatttagtatgactaatttactacccgcttagtattgaacctatgtggtcacacactaacgagtgttctaatctttgctatagaattatttaattattatttgatttgatcaaataaataattatattaattcaaaatgaaatattattatattctttgctagcaccaagaatataataatagtatgataattgagaatattaaatgagatttaagaataattagttattctatttctaaatttggatgagatcctaactgattttgtttcaaattgagttatgatatgattcataaatTTGAAGGATTCAGATTTAGAATTTCAAGATACGATTTAAAATTGAATTGagattcaaatttaatattagtaacaaatctcatactatatatatgtatgccaAGAGTACAGAAAAACTGAGAGAATAACAAGAGTTTTATTCCTTTACCTCTAGACACATAAACGTATGTGAGCATGATTCTTAGAGAAGAATTTTATGGCGTGCAAAGAGTTGCAAGAGAtttctcaatttagatcagaTGTCAATTAGTCAAGGAGTTGACAGTAAAGGTTGGTCTCGGTGTGGATACGCATGGCGCCTTTATACTATCGAAGGAGAAAGTGATTTTTACTAAAGAGTCTAAAGGTATTTAGATCTGAtctatattatatattgtttattggaataaagtttaagcacaaaatagatcTTTAGGATTACTTTCTTTTCCTCCGCTGCGTGTTATGAACACATGGTAATCCTACACTTCCGACGTGCTCTTCTGCATCCTCCATTTCAAGTAAGGGAGAATGTTTATTCTTTCATCAATCAATTTCTGGTTCTGTATTTCTATTTTGTTCTAGCCCTCTGTGCTTCTCTTTGGTTCTGATTTGTTTTGTCAGTTTTGTGCTTCCATTTGATTCTGAATTTCTATTTTGCTCTGTGCATCTCCTTGGtttggttttattttattttgtgcttctgAAATTAAATTGTCTAACATTTCTGTCTGTATTATAACTCATCAAGTCATCATGTGGGAATTGACCTGCGTTATTTTCCAGAAGTAAAATAACACAAAGGACAGTGTGTGCGTTGGCAATTATTCCTAGACTATCATTAATTGTGTAGTTTACAAAATACTCCTCAATATCCTATATCAAGtgactaaaaaaattgaaataaagtGATAGTTGTGACTATAAGATTTAGATGCACTCAAAATTTTGTACGGTGAAAATAATACAATGTATGGAGTGTGTATTGGTAAGGAAGACACAAAGATGAACTCAGACCATACTGCAAGTTAAACGGACCGAGTATTTTGCGTCTATGATAATAAATACTAAAGAAATAGAGATATCTAAGTTATAGAGTTCAAGCTTCgtgtatgaaaaagaaaaatgttttaggTGTTATTTGTGATAAAAGAGACTAAGTGACTTTTGAGGCTAGATTTTGGTTTTTTTAAACAAGTCTAGCTactattatataataattttctttGGTTTTGTTTTCTCTTTATGCTTTCTTTGGTTATGTTTTGCTCAAGAAattaaattgtaaaaaaataattttggttcTTAAATTATTGTAAGATTGTGAGAGATGAGTTCAGAGAGTGTCCAAAATAATTTTGAAGAAAATGTTGATAAGtctttataaaaatttgtaacaaagaaagataaaattgaaGGGGATGGAAATCTTGAATTTCAATGTAAATTTTACAAAGTTTTATTCAGTGGTTCTTATATTAGAGTAAGAGCACATTTATTGAAGATTTCAGGAAAAGGAATTAGATTTTGTGCAAAAGTTACATCAACAAAACTTGAAGAACTTAAGAAACTTGATAGTGAAAGTACATTGTTGCATGAAAGTAAAAAGGCTAAGTCAATTTCTCTTCCACCTTTATCTAATGCAAGTGAACTTGattcaagaaaaagaagagcTATTGGACCTTTAGAGAAAGATTTTAATGTGAATGCAAGGGAGACTCTAGATTACATATTACtagaatatttttttcatcTAGATTGCCTTTTCATCTAGCAAAAAATTCGTATTTTATTAAAGCTTTTTGTTATGCTGctaataattatattgatgGTTATATTCCTCTTGGATATAATAAATTGAGGACAACTTTGCTTGAAAaagagaagcaacatgtggagAGAATGTTAGAACCTACTAAGGATTCATGGAGTAGAAACGGAGTGAGCATTGTAAGTGATGGATGGAGTTATCCCCAAAGGAGGCCTCTTCTTAATTTTATGGTTGTAACTGAAAGTGGGCCTATGTTTTTGAAAGCTGTAGATTGTTCAGATGAGATCAAAGACAAGGATTATGTTGCAAAGCAAATAAGAGATGTGATAAGAGAAGTCGGTCTCTCAAATGTAGTGCAGATTGTGACTGATAATGCGTCGGTTTGTAAAGCGGCTGGTTTATTAATTGAAGTTGAATTTCCATCTGTTTATTGGACTCCTTTTGTTGTTCATACTCTCAACCTTGCTTTAAAGGACATTTGTGCAGCTAAGAATACAGAGAAGAATGATTTTGTTTATCAAGAATGCTCATGGATTACTCAAATTGCTGAAGATGcttcttttataaaaaattttattattaatcatcATATGAGGTTATCTATTTTCAATGAATTTAATACATTGAAGTTGCTTAATGTTGCTCCTACTCGATTTACTTCTACTATTGTGATGCTCAAAAGATTTAGGTTGTTAGAGCAAGGCCTCAAAGAGATAGTTATAAGTGAGAAGTGGTCTTCATACAAGGAAGATAATATTGGCAAAGCTGAGTTTGTTACAGAAAAGATTTTGAGTGAAAATTGGTGGCAAAAAATTGATTATATTCTTGCTTTCACAAATTCTATTTATGATGTTTTAAGAAGTATAGACACGGATGCACCTACTCTTCATTTGGTCCATGAGATGTGGGATTTAATGATCAAGAAAGTAAAAAGTGTTATATATCTctatgaaagaaaaaatgaacaAGAGTCATGGTACATTTACAATGTTATGCACTCAATATTAGTTCAAAGATGGACAAAAAGTAGCACACCTCTTCATTGTTTAGCACATTCATTGAATCTAAGGTAACTTTTTTACATTTATTGTTTATAACTTTTATTTATAAGTGAAGataattgaattattattaatttctgcTTAAACACTAATTATATAGGTATTATAGCCACCAATGATTGAGAGAAGATCCTACACGAGTTTCTCCTCATCAAGATATTGAGATCACTAATGAGAGAGTTAAATGCTTGAAGAGGTATTTTTCTGATGAAGAAGAGAGGAGAAAGGTAAACATTGAATTTGCAAATTTTTCTAATGGTAGAGGTGTTTTTGATGATTATGACTCTTTGAATGATAGAGGCATAGTTGATAAAAAGTCTTGGTGGCTAATTCATGGTGGTAAAGCAAAATTTCTTCAACCAATTGTTCTTAGGCTACTAGGGCaatcatcttcatcttcttgttGGAAAAGGAATTGGAGCACATATTCTTTTATCCATTCCTTAAAAAGAAACAAGTTGAAGTCTAAATGTGCAGAAAAATTAGTATTTGTCCACACTAATCTTCGTCTTCTTTTAAGAAAAATTTCACAATACAATAAAGGAAAACTATGATGTGGGATATTGCTGGAGATGTTTTTTCACCAattgatgaagaaaatgatgttCTTGAAGTTGCTCACCTTTCTCTTGATGAACCGGAGTTGGAAAGAGTGACTTTTTCTAATGATGAAGATATCAACCACATATGATGAAGAAATAATATGACTTTagataactttttttttgtacATGTGATGTACAAAACTTTTACGGTCTCTATTAAGACATAGGAGTTTAGGATTTTATCTTTTGAATATCTATACACTTTAGGAAGAAATGCATATCATAtggttatttttgaaaatatctctaTTATGACATATCtctatttaataaatatattatattattaatatatgcGTGCCTCCGTGTCCTACAACTTTTTAGAATTCACGTGTCGCCGTGTCGCATGTCGTGTCGTATCCCGTTTTCGTGTCTGTGCTTCATAATAGGAGACTAATTAGTTATTTTGTCaataacttttttaaatttatagaaCATACCGCGTTGGCACGTTATCCATTACCATTAAGTAATTGACAATTTTTTTGGGagtttttttttgtcttttaagATAATTATTAGgctatttaattttaaattttttatttataaaaaaatattaatacaatattattagttattattatcaATCTTACttatttgttattaattattctaaaatatagtcaccaaaaaaattattttaaaatattaaaatttaaatatttgatgttatatataaatgaataattaatataaatatttttatttattgtatcTATTTTAGGTAAAATAttgtatcaattttttattatctattataaaatagaatatacacttcttttaataataataataaatttatataaattatgataattaatttaaattgaatacacctaaaatttaacataattctaataatataatattttaataattttttaaacaacaataaaaaattaaaaaatatatcatacgtttaattttataaataaaaaattcctaactgatggtttcagtggctaagagaagggggggttgaatcttagccccttttcaCTTGCTGATACTTGCTGGACTTAGAGaaagcttttctgtttttagctcgtccctaggcacgagacattttcattttgtctcgtcatTTGACACGAGACATTTTTGATGTTGTATCTtgaacagtaaaaacagaattgaagtaggaagagagagagaagagaacacccagatatatcctggttcagctgctaagtgcagtgcagcctacatccagtctccatcacaacaatgatggaatttcactataatcaatctgattacaacttgtaaagtgctaacccaacttacaaggggattcccacagaatcatgaaacacaacacagatgtacaaaggaactctaagacatctatggttttttcttttaattttgcactctctgcctttttccgctctatggctttttctacaaa
The Arachis stenosperma cultivar V10309 chromosome 7, arast.V10309.gnm1.PFL2, whole genome shotgun sequence genome window above contains:
- the LOC130939512 gene encoding uncharacterized protein LOC130939512 — its product is MLEPTKDSWSRNGVSIVSDGWSYPQRRPLLNFMVVTESGPMFLKAVDCSDEIKDKDYVAKQIRDVIREVGLSNVVQIVTDNASVCKAAGLLIEVEFPSVYWTPFVVHTLNLALKDICAAKNTEKNDFVYQECSWITQIAEDASFIKNFIINHHMRLSIFNEFNTLKLLNVAPTRFTSTIVMLKRFRLLEQGLKEIVISEKWSSYKEDNIGKAEFVTEKILSENWWQKIDYILAFTNSIYDVLRSIDTDAPTLHLVHEMWDLMIKKVKSVIYLYERKNEQESWYIYNVMHSILVQRWTKSSTPLHCLAHSLNLRKTMMWDIAGDVFSPIDEENDVLEVAHLSLDEPELERVTFSNDEDINHI